Proteins encoded in a region of the Bactrocera tryoni isolate S06 chromosome 4, CSIRO_BtryS06_freeze2, whole genome shotgun sequence genome:
- the LOC120774778 gene encoding antigen 5 like allergen Cul n 1-like — protein MLLKYLGVLALLGVAAVVDAGLSDVDYCSPAYMCSGRREKHVLACNHTGAFDERCPANAEMLPMTEEFKKLFLGEHNKYRNEIAKGLTFEPAAAMATLEWDDELAYFAEFNVKQCGIIYEDQKCFTTARYNTLDQNIGWLFNTKSKFNRSNIFNEIKEHIRINWYEQYHDCTQAEIDSYHPPQFKLILHFGKMVMDRNNRVGCAASLYETAYGINVLFTCNYARRLFCYKPIYRSGAYPGSHCRTGMNPIYPFLCSTKEEFNPNDYRV, from the exons ATGCTATTAAAATACTTGGGAGTTTTGGCGCTACTAGGCGTGGCAGCAGTTGTCGACGCCGGCCTCAGTGATGTAGACTACTGTAGTCCGGCCTATATGTGCAGTGGACGCAGAGAAAAGCATGTTTTGGCTTGCAATCATACCGGA GCTTTCGATGAGCGCTGCCCAGCAAATGCCGAAATGCTGCCAATGACTGAAGAATTTAAAAAACTCTTCCTAGGTGAACACAATAAATATCGCAACGAGATAGCGAAGGGTTTAACTTTCGAGCCGGCTGCAGCCATGGCCACCCTAGAATGGGACGACGAGCTTGCGTACTTTGCGGAATTTAATGTAAAGCAATGTGGTATCATTTATGAGGATCAGAAATGCTTCACCACTGCACGCTACAATACGCTGGATCAAAATATCGGTTGGCTATTCAATACCAAATCTAAATTCAATCGTtcgaatattttcaatgaaattaaggAGCATATAAGGATTAATTGGTATGAGCAGTATCATGATTGTACACAGGCCGAAATCGATTCGTATCATCCCCCGCAATT caaattaattttacattttggcaaAATGGTTATGGATCGCAATAATCGCGTTGGCTGTGCTGCATCTCTCTACGAAACCGCATATGGCATTAATGTGTTATTCACTTGTAATTACGCCCGTCGCCTATTCTGCTACAAACCCATATACCGTTCGGGCGCTTATCCAGGTTCTCACTGTAGAACTGGTATGAATCcaatttatccatttttgtgCTCCACGAAAGAGGAGTTCAATCCAAATGACTATAGGGTTTAA